The genomic stretch CTGACATATTTGAAACTTATCTGGGACAAAAGATAACATAAGTGAATCTGAAAGAGACATAACAGTATAGTCTAACAGACACAAGATTAAAATTCAGAACATATTAAAGGCCCCTACCAAAATACAGACAGAATAAGCTCTAGAGTTCTATAATACAGTGGGGTAATAATTCATAATAATGGGTCCTATGCTatataaagaactagaagagaggagttgGTGGACTCCAAACACAAAAggtaaggaaaagaaaaggctAGTTGACTGATTCGATCAGTTTACAGAGTGTATGTGTTGAGAGATTGGATTCtatcccataaaaatgtacacacaggggccaatgctatggtttgtgggtaaagccaccacctatagtaccagcatcccatatgagcaccagttcaagtcctggctgctccacttctcatgcagctccctgctgatgcacctggaaaagcagtggaggatggcccaagtgcttgggcccctgcacttgcgtgggtgacccagaagaagctcctggctcctggcttcagcttggcacagttccggctgctgcggccaactggggagtgaaccagcatatggaagacctctctctccctgcctctcctctttccatGTAattctttcgaataaataaatcttttaaaaagtacctatattacatgttaataaaaaatgtttaaagatgaaATACTAAGATtataaaacaggggctggcgcagtgcgcagtggctcacttggttaatcctctgcctgcggcgctggcaacccatgtgggtgctgggttctagtcccggatgctcctcttccagtccagctctctgctatggcctgggagggcagtggaggatggcccaagtgcttgggcccctgcacccacatgggagaccaggaggcggctcctggcttcggatcggcacggcgccatccgtagcggccatttggggagtgaaccaatggaatgaagacctttctctgtctctttctgtctgtaactctacctgtcaaataattttttaagaataaaacgaGTAGAACAGAAGGTATAAAAAGAATACTAGCAGAGAACTCAAAGAATAAATGACAGGAAAATATGTTCAGCTTCAATGCCAACTAGGAACAAGCAAACTGAAAAATAGTGTTCATTGAATGATCATATAATTGGCAAGTTTACAAGTAGTTGACCTTCTCCACTAACAGCAAGGACTAGGgactacattttaaatttttctcgaAATGTAATTTACATACAAGCAAATACTCTCATTTTAAGGTCAGTTCAATgaattttgaagtaaaataaaccCTGTAACTTATAACCCACTCAAAATCTGGAATAATTCCATCACCTCACAATTTAGTATGAAAAtttacaggccagcgccgcagctcaataggctaatcctgcacctgtgttgccggcacaccgggttctagtcccggtcggggcgccggattctgtgacagttgctcctcttccaggccagctctctgctgtggcccgggagggcagtggaggatggcccaagtgcttgggccctgcacctgcatgggagaccaggagaagcacctggctcctgccttcggatcagcgtggtgcacaggCCACattgcaccagccgcagcagccattggggggtgaaccaacggaaaaaggaagacctttctctctctccctcttcactctgcctgtcaaaaaaaaaaagaaaaaaaagaaaaagaaaatttacaaccAAGATTTCATCTCCTGTCACTAATCTGATTTTTACCTATCTGAATTCTATCACCGCAGATCAGAATTTTCTGTTTGAATTGTTTTTAAGAGTCATTTTTaggttaaacaaataaaaaaaaaacagtggtaaGCATAGGGCATTCACTCCTTCCATTCCAGTTATCCTCGATATTAACACCTTGCCTGAGGGTGGGACATCTGTACTAATTATGATCCAGTGCTGACACCTTATTAATTAAAGTCTACAGTTTCCTTTAGGGTTCTACATTTTGTGGATTTGGACAGATGTATAATGATTTGTATTCACCAATTCAGTATCAAAAAGAATAGCTTCACCTCCTAAAAATCCTCCATGGCTTTTAAAGAATTTAGTCTGATTTTTCCAAAGGGGGAAAATTTACTCCCCCTACCCTGAAGTCCCCTTGGAATTGATATcctatttaaaatataacttcTTAATGACCTTCTTTTAAATTGTGCAGTATCCAGGTTTTACAGTCTTAAATATGTTTAACTCATCTATGCTCATTTAATTACAATCCCAGTTGCAAATTCAAAAACCTAAAATAGGCACTTGTGAGCATAAAATTCCATTTAGTAACAAGTTAATGTTCAgcctttaaaatgataatatttccTTTCCTTCAATGGATCATCACAAAAATAGAGTAACGTCAAAAATGTAAAGTTTATTGATAACTTGCAAAATAGTGAGAAGAGGAAATACTTAACAAGTGAAGTATCCAactggtatatagttataaaacTTCACTGAATcatcatgtaaatgacaatatatcaTTCTTTCTCATTGTAACGATGTAACGATGATGAATCTTCACTTTGCAATATTAAtctgtttaagaaaaataaaaaaaaaaacccgactctggctccctccccaagctTGAGAGAGCAACATTTAGGGCCTCTAGGATGACTTAAGTTCTTGGGTAAATACAAACCAAACTATTCTAACAAAACAGGATGAAAGTTCATTCTAGATTCAGGTCCATTAAAAAGGACAATGCAGAGGcaggcactgaggcatagtgggctaaacctctgccttcagtgccagcatcccatatgggtgacagttcatgtcctggctgctccacttcccatccagctccctgctatggcctgggaaagcagaagatggcccgagtgcttgggcccctgcacctgcatgggagactcggacgaaggtcctggctcccgatttcagatctgcccagctccagccattgtggcatctagggagtgaaccaggggatgggagacctttctctctgccactcaatttttttaaaacaggacaATGCAGAGAGGAAAATACAGGAGAAATTAAAAAGGTTAAGAGACAGAATGATGTGAATGCTTTAtagagagaaaagtaaaaattttttgaacaaaTCCAGTTTAGAAGCAGCAGGGGACTGAGGTGTTTGGGTCTTAGTCCTTGTTGACAAGGGAGGAGGCAATATCATTTAAATTGCAgttatagttttaaaaacatagataAGTTAGTGGTTTAATAACTTGAGACCAAAGTTTCtattaaaatatcataaaatacgCCTCCTCAAGGTGACTTGAAATTCACAAAGAAAAACTTTCCTAGCTGGTCACTGAGAACCCATTCGTGTGTTCAACTACACACTTCTCCTTTCTTACTTACTGAACAATTACATAGTGTTTCATTTAAACAGTTTCAAAAATAAGTCTGTATTAATGTTTAAATATCAATAGATAAAATTATATAACAATCCCAAGTGCTACCATCATAGGCAGAAGAggattttctttttacaaattacTCTGCCCAAGGCTCCCTTCATGTCTCGgttcctcaggctgtagatgaaAGGGTTCAGCATGGGAGTCACCACAGTGTACATCATAGCCATGACAGTCTCCTTCACAGTAGAATTATTGGCTGATGGAATTAGGTAGAGACCAATAACTGTCCCATAGAATAGCGACACCACAGACAGgtgggagccacaggtggagaaggccTTACGGATGCCTCGTGCAGAAGGAACCTTGATGATGGAAGACACAATCCTTGCATAGGATGTGATAATGAGTAGGAACGGGATGACAAGAATGATGGTTCCCGTGACAAATATCACCAACTCATTGACATGGGTGTCAGAGCAGGCCAACTTCAGAAGAGCAGACATATCACAGAAAAAGTGGGGGATCATATTGTCTGCACAGAAAGACAGCCTGGCCATGAGCAGGGTGTGCAGCAGGGCATGGAATGTGGTCAGCACCCAGGACAGTGCCaccaggcagagacagagcttggGGCTCATGATGCTGGTGTAGTGCAGGGGGAAACAGATGGCCACGTAGCGGTCGTAGGCCATGGCCACAAGGAGGAAGCTCTCCAGGTctgaaaaaaacaggaagaagtaCATTTGGGCCAGGCATCCTGCATAGGGGATGGATGGGACTTGGCTCTGCATGATCTGCAGCAATTTGGGCATTgtgacagaggagaagcagaggtcaGAGAAGGACAAGTTGCTGAGAAACAAATACATGGGCGTGTGGAGATGGGAGTCCAGGTGAATGAGGACGATGATGAGGAGGTTCCCCAGGACGGTGGTCAGGTACATGGCCAGGAGCAGGACGTAGAAGAGGCTTTTGTGCTGTGGCTGGATAGGCAGACCCAAGAGAAGAAACTCTGCAATCATAGTTTGGTTCCTTCTTGTCATGTTGTCTCCAATATCTTAAAGATGAAATACTAAGGACCCTTAAAAACATGAATAAGAATGGATGTATGTCGGTGATACATGGTCTATTAGATATTCTTCAATGGTTGGTTTCACCTTCAATATTCATAATGGCAGTCTATAATCAGCAGTATGTCACATCACTAAGTCAAAGACATTTTTCAGGTTTTTTATTCACTTCCATAGGTCTAACAATATTGACCATTCCCTTCCTTATAAAATACAATCCCCCGTTAGTTTGTGTAATTATACTGCCACACTGCTTCTCATAACACTTCCCTGAGCATTCATTGTCAAAGACTGATTGGCCTCTTCTGTGTTACCTTTATATTTGTGTTTCCTGGAGCTTTTCTCTAAACATGATTGATATTTCTACAGATACAGCCCTTAAAGAGCTTGCCTATTCCCATGGTATATATTTACCATCTAAACCTCTTGGGTAGATCGCTCTATCCCTTCAGTACTGTGTCGCCAACTGCTTGCTGATTATCTCCCCATGGACCCACTGGGACCATCTTTGGCTCAACAGCTCCCAAATGAAACTCATgactccctcgctccctctcccaataTGCTCTTCAGTCTCACATCTCAGTAAAATTAAGCCAGGTTCACATCTCAGATCTGagtgttttctttcattcattctttcctctCACCTAAAACAACTAATCTAAAAAATCCCTAGATGGTGCCACTTCACTCTGATTTGTTCACTTATCCCAATTGCCACTATCTGGACCCCATTGACATCATGTCTTGTCTGCATTCTTGAACCTATTACTTCATCTCCCTGTTTCCATGCTCACTCCTTCACTCCCTTCACATGGtggcataaaataaaaatgtgatcatCATTCTTGAAGTTTCATGGATTCTCGCTGTTCTTAAG from Lepus europaeus isolate LE1 chromosome 18, mLepTim1.pri, whole genome shotgun sequence encodes the following:
- the LOC133776584 gene encoding olfactory receptor 1468 gives rise to the protein MTRRNQTMIAEFLLLGLPIQPQHKSLFYVLLLAMYLTTVLGNLLIIVLIHLDSHLHTPMYLFLSNLSFSDLCFSSVTMPKLLQIMQSQVPSIPYAGCLAQMYFFLFFSDLESFLLVAMAYDRYVAICFPLHYTSIMSPKLCLCLVALSWVLTTFHALLHTLLMARLSFCADNMIPHFFCDMSALLKLACSDTHVNELVIFVTGTIILVIPFLLIITSYARIVSSIIKVPSARGIRKAFSTCGSHLSVVSLFYGTVIGLYLIPSANNSTVKETVMAMMYTVVTPMLNPFIYSLRNRDMKGALGRVICKKKILFCL